In Taeniopygia guttata chromosome Z, bTaeGut7.mat, whole genome shotgun sequence, one genomic interval encodes:
- the AMACR gene encoding alpha-methylacyl-CoA racemase — protein MYGRSTAAQAAAMALSGVRVLELAGLAPAPLCGMILADFGAQVVRVDRPSRSAAALAHGDVQARGKRSLALDLKQPQGAAVLRRLCGAADVLIEPFRHGVMERLGLGPEVLLQENPRLIYARLTGFGQTGKYAKSAGHDINYLALSGVLSKLGRKNENPYAPVNLLADFAGGGVMCALGIVIALFERARSGRGQVIDASMVEGVAYLSSFLWKSQNLGLWSQPRGENLLDSGAPFYEIYRTSDGKFVAVGAIEPKFYNQLIKGLGLNLNELPSQMSFSHWPEMKKKFASVFAQKTQAEWCSVFDSTDACVTPVLSFEDAASHQHNKERNSFIKNDEEEISPRPAPVLSRTPAVPSCKRDPFIGEHTEEILLEYGFTKQEIDKLYSDKAIELKDLKANL, from the exons ATGTATGGGCGCTCGACAGCGGCACAGGCAGCAGCGATGGCGCTGAGCGGGGTGCGGGTGCTGGAGCTCGCAGGGCTGGCGCCCGCGCCGCTCTGCGGGATGATCCTCGCCGACTTCGGGGCGCAGGTGGTGCGAGTCGACCGCCCGTCCCGGTCCGCCGCGGCCCTGGCGCACGGAGACGTGCAGGCCCGCGGGAAGCGCTCCCTGGCGCTGGACCTGAAGCAGCCGCAGGGCGCCGCGGTGCTGAGGCGGCTGTGCGGCGCGGCGGACGTGCTCATCGAGCCCTTCCGCCACG GTGTCATGGAGAGACTTGGGCTTGGCCCAGAGGTCCTTCTACAGGAGAATCCCAGACTCATCTATGCTAGACTTACTGGTTTTGGCCAGACAGGAAAATATGCCAAGTCTGCGGGTCATGACATCAATTACTTAGCTTTATCAG GTGTGCTGTCAAAGCTGggtagaaagaatgaaaatcCTTATGCACCTGTAAACCTTCTGGCTGATTTTGCTGGTGGAGGTGTCATGTGTGCACTGGGCATTGTTATAGCCCTCTTTGAACGTGCCAGATCTGGCAGAGGGCAGGTCATTGATGCAAGTATG GTAGAAGGAGTAGCATACCTAAGTTCTTTCCTGTGGAAGTCACAAAATTTGGGACTTTGGAGCCAACCTCGAGGTGAAAATCTGCTAGATAGCGGTGCACCTTTTTATGAAATTTACAGGACCTCTGATGGAAAGTTCGTGGCTGTTGGTGCCATTGAGCCTAAATTTTATAACCAGTTAATAAAAG GTCTTGGGCTAAATTTAAATGAACTCCCTTCTCAGATGAGTTTCTCCCACTGGcctgaaatgaagaaaaaatttgcATCTGTATTTGCACAGAAGACACAGGCTGAGTGGTGCAGCGTATTCGATAGCACTGATGCCTGTGTGACCCCTGTTTTATCCTTCGAGGATGCTGCCTCACATCAACataacaaagaaagaaattcttttatCAAAAATGATGAGGAAGAGATAAGTCCTAGACCTGCTCCTGTTCTATCAAGGACTCCTGCTGTTCCATCCTGTAAAAGAGATCCTTTTATAGGAGAGCACACAGAAGAGATACTTCTAGAATATGGGTTTACTAAGCAAGAGATTGATAAACTTTATTCTGATAAAGCAATAGAACTAAAGGACCTAAAAGCTAATTTATAA